The genomic segment TGTCGTTGTCGTAGTTGGCGGGTCCCGACCAGCCTGCCGCCGTGAGGGCGTCGGCGCCTGAAGCCGCGGCGGCCAGCCCCAGCCGTGACTGCGGGCGGTCCGCGAGAAAAGCCTGCGCGTACTCGGCGGCCAGGTCGTCGGCGTCCGCCGCTGCCTGCCGGCTGGGGGCGGTGCCGGGCCAGCGCTGTCCGTGGGGGGCTGTTTCGGCGAGGCGCTGCTCGACGGAGGGCGCGTCGTCGTCTTCGTCGACGGCGGTGTGCGCCGCCCACCATTCCGCGAGGAGGCCGGCCGGTTCGTGGTCCGTCGGGGAGGACATCTGCTTGCGTCGTCCCCCGGATCGAGTGCGTCGAGCAGGAGCGGCCAGAGGCCGGAACGCGTGTGCTCGGCGTGTATCCGCGCCCATAGTCCGGCTGTGGCCGGACGGTCGCTGAGCCACAGCGGTTGTACGTCTCCGTCGCCCTCGTCAGAGGTGATCAGCCGGGAGGGAGTGGAGTCCCGAGGTTCCTTCCGGGTTCGGCGGGCAAGGGCGGCTGCCGGTGCTGCTGGGATGCCCACACCGCGCGGTCGCGGTACTGCTGGAAGGCGTGCCAGCCGGCCGTCTGCCGCGGAGTGATCAGCTCGCCCTCCGCGCAGTCGAGGACCTTGCAGCGCAGAACGTCCGCGAGGTGGAAGACGGGGTCGAGCACGTCGTCGCCGGAGCCTCTGATGTGGAGCATGATCGAGTCCACCGGGTCTTCCGAGCCGATGTTGAGCTCCATGGACCAGGTGGGGCCGAGGAGTTGCCCCCAGGTGGGGTCGGAGAGGTCGGATTCGGGGACGGCCCGGGTGATGGCCGCGAGGACGTCGTCCCGGCTGCCGAGCGGGGCCGAGGCGTAGTCGTCGGGGATCTGCCGCAGCGAGGCGGCTTCGTCGGGCAGACGCAGGAGCAGCACGTCCCAGCTCATGGTGGGCCTTCCCGGGGTGACGCGTGGACTGGTGGCGGGGGTTCGGTCGTTCAGAGCAGCGTGAGCTGTTGTGCGGGAGGCTGGGGCATGAGCACGTTCCGCAGGTTCCGGATGCTCGTGCGCCAGGGGCCGCCGTCCGACTCGTCCCAGAGTTCCATCAGCTCCGACGGTGCGGTCATGACGCGGTCGAGGGCTTGGAGCGCGAGGTCGCGGAGATCCATGAGGTCGGGGAGGGGCTCTTTCGGTCCGTAGACGGGGTCGGTGGGCTCGCCTTCGGGGCACTGCGCGGCGATGAGGGCGGCCGCCGCGACGGCTTCCTCGGACTCGGGTGCTTCGAGATAGCCCGCGGTGTCGATCACGCGGGTGAGGGTGTCGTGGACGATGCCCGCGCGTTTCTCTGCGGCGGCCTCGTCGAGGGTGCCGCTGAAGTCCGCCGCGGTGTCGTTGCCGAAAGGCCCGACATCCCAAGTGCCCATGAGATTCTCCCGTTTCGTGGCCGTTCTGCGAATCTTGGCAGCAGCCACTGACAAAGAGCCCTGCCCGGGCGGTGACGGGAGCGGTCTCGCGGCTCATCACGGTGGAGGGCGCAGTCAGGGGTATGAAGCCGCCGGTGTCGAGCAGGCTGCGCGCGATGTGGTTGGCCAGGTTACGGAAGCCGAGAACGGTGCCGCGAAGGTGTCGAGTCGGCCGTTGACGGCCTCGGGCACGAGCCCAGAGTGTGACCGCTGGTGGTCGTCCGGTGGTGTTGGGCCGATCAAGCGCGGTCGTGGAGCGTGATCTGGTAGCCGTCGGGGTCGGCGAAGGTGAAGGTCCGGCCGAAGGGGCCGTCGATCGGTGCGGAGACGATGGTGTGACCGTCGGCGACGAGCGCGTCGTGGATGGCCTGGACGTCGGTGGCGTGGAGCCAGATCGCGGCACCGATGCCGGGCTGAGCGACGGATGCGAGGTCGGTGCCGGGAATGACGTCGCGGAGTGCGAAGGCGATCGGCTTCGCCTCGAAGACGACGGCGTGCGGAGGTCCGGCCGGCGAGCGGACGAGGCCGAGGTACTGCTCGTAGAACGCCTGCGAAGCGTCGCGGTCGCGCACTTGGAGCGAGATGAAGTCGGGGCCGGTGACGGGCATGATGACACTCCTTCTCTTCATGTCAGCTTCCTGACACGCATCAACCTATGTCAGAATACTGACATGAAGCAAGAAGGTGTCGGCGTCGACCTGGAGACGTCACTGGGCTACCTGCTCAAAGAAGCGTCGAGCGCCCTCCGTACGGCCATGGAGGAAGTGCTGCGACCGCTCGGGATGAGCGTGACGCACTACTCCTGCCTGGAACTGCTGGCACAACGACCGGGCTTGTCCAACTCCGAGCTCGCGCGCGGCGCGTTCGTGACACGGCAGACGATGAACGTGCTGCTCCAGGCCCTGGAACGAGACGGCTACGTGACCAGGCCCGCGGAAGCACCCGTCGGGAAGGCGCTTCCCACGCGGCTCACGCCTCGCGGCCGGCGAAGCCTCGAGAAGGCGAGCGCAGCCGTCCGGTCCGTCGAGGCCAGAATGCTGGCCGGCCTGACCGAGGCCGAGCAGTCGGACGCGTTGCGGATCCTGCGGCGGATGATCCATTCCCTGCGCGCCGACAACGACGGCGCGTAGCTCGTTCCACGGCGCACGTTTCGACACGGCGCGGTACGGCCACCGGCCCGCTGCGCGACTCCGGCCCAAGGATGCGCTCCCCCACCGGCTGAAGCCGGTGGTCCCCTCGCAAGAAGGTCTGATGGACGAGGATGCCGCCCGACACGCAAACCCGTCATCTCATGGCCCGCGCCATGGCCGCTCCGGCGCCGACGTCAGCATCGGCACGGGCTCCGGGGCCCGCCACGAAGCCCGAATCCACGCCTGACGAGGGGCCGATGCCACCCAGGACTCATGTGATCGATCCCAGCGTTACGCTGAGGTCGTGACAGGCAAGAGAACAAGTGAACGGTGGCTCTTCGCCATGCTTGCCGCTTCCGCGGTGGTCGTCTCGGCGTGCTCGGGGGCGGTCGACCCGGAGAAGCTGCCCGGTGTGTACCGCAACGCCGACGGCGGGCAGATCGAGCTCTCGGCGGACGGCACGTTCTCGGCCACCGGTGTGACGACGGGCGAGGGTGCGGATCCGGTCGACTTCAGTGGCAGCTGGGACTATGAGGATCCGGGAACGTCGAGCGATTTCGTGTACTTGGGGGTCGAGGACGGCGGGCTCGGCAAGATCGGCGGGATCCAGCTCTATGTAGACGATCAGGACACTCTGCACTTCCGGTCCGATCCGGACGGGCCGGTCACACAGGAGCTCAACAAGACGAGCTGAGTGGCCTGACGGCTTGGGCATCTCGGTGACCCCCCGCCCCGCCAACTGCCCCGGAGCCAGCGGCCGGTGGGATGGGCGCGGTTCGCTCTCCTTCATCGCCTCGTTCCACTGCGCGTCCTTGCCGACAGCCGCGCTCGACATCGGTCTGCCCGAGGCCGGGACGCTGCTGTTCTCCTCCTTCGACGGCCGGCTCGATGACGGCGAAGTCCGCTACTCCTGCCGATCCGCCCGCGGCGGCGGCCCGTACTCCGCGCCCGGCTGGGCGAGCCGGTGAGCGAGGTGGGCGAGCCATCCGCTCGGTGAGTACGGTGCGGGGGGATCGACCTCCATGCCCAGCTCCGCCACGGCCAAGGCATGGTCCGACTCGTCGAGGTCCAGGGCGAGCAGCTCGTGCAGCTCGCCGACGAGGCGGGCGACGAGTTGCGGATCGGTGGAGGCTTGATAGTCCGCGATGGCCGCCTCGTGGTCCTCGAACTCGTCCGGCATGTCCTGCGAGAACCACCCGCCGAGGAACTGGCCGAGCTCCGGGAACCGGGCGTGCCACTCCCGGTTGGTGGCGGGCGCGGCGGGCGGCGGCACCTCGCCCTCCTCGATGCTGTGCCTGATGTGGTCGGCGAGCGTGTGCAGCCACTCCTGGACCTCTCCCTCCGGCAGGCCCACGTCGGGGATGGCGTAGAACTCGCCCAGTCGCAGCCGGAGCCGTCCGGGCGGGTTCTCGGCGTACTCGCGCGCCTGGCGCTCGGCGACCGCCAGTGCCCGGGGACGGGTGTGCCAGGTGTGCCGGAGGTAAGCCGTCAGGGCTTGGCCGGGTGTGTCCGGGGTGTCGTCCGCCGGCTGCCCGGCGTAGGCACGGATCAGCTCGTCCAGCTCGCCGTAGCGGCGGTCGTGTTCGAGAGGGCTCAGGGGCACGGGGGTTGGGCCTTTGCGGATGAAGGGCTGAGGGCTGAGGGCTGTGGCTAAAGGTGGACGGGAAACGTGGCGTGGACGACGAAGCCGTGCGGGGCCGAAGTGTCCCGCTTGAGCACGACACGCGCCGCATGTACGTCGATGGGCTCCCGCCCGGCCAGCATCATCGCCTGCAACAACACCCGGCCGACCGGCTCGGGCCGCGCGGGCCAGGACGCCTCGATGGTCAGCCGCGGACGCGTGCCCTGGGCGAGCCAGCGGTGGATGAGCTGCTCGTTGACGGTGACGACCTGCTGCGTGGCCCATCGGGCGGTTTCACGGTCCGGGTAGGTGGCGGACCGGTTCCGGGACGGCATGGCGGGAGAGACCTCTGAAGGGTGTGGTGTCATGACAGGACGGTGTGCTCTCGCCGCATGTGGTCGTCAACAGCCTGGAGCAGCTGGCGCAGTGCCTCCGGGGACACCCAGCCGATGACAGCGGACAGGCTGTCCTCCATCGCTCGCTTTCCCGGGAAGAGCACGAGAGCGGACTGGGCCTCGGCCGCGAGAGGGGCCAGGAACTCGCCGCAGTAGGGGTGCTCGGAATCGATCGCGGCCTGAATGGAGTCATGAAGAGTCGCGTCTTCCCCGTCGTACACCCAGTTGGCCCCGAAGCCGGAAAGCCGGGGGAATCCGACCTCGACTTCCCAGCGGGCCAGGGGAAGCTCGTCGTAGTCGTCCTGCGGGTCCTGTTCCAGGGCCCGAAGCTTCCCCGCCAGGGAGTGCAGGTACGTGCCGGGCTCCGTTCCCCCGCCGGCTCGTTCCAGCTGCCGGCGGAACTCCTGCGGCAGCGCTTCCATGCCGTCGGCGCGGAGACCGGCGACGTGGTCGAACAGCGCGGCCACCGTGGCGATCGGACACACCCAGTCCGTCACGCCGGTCACCCGCGTGATCCGGACGAAACGCCGCAGCTCCTCGTCGAGGGACAGCGTCTCCCCGGAGTCCCGCACCGCGGCGGCGATATCCAGCACCCTCCTCACCGGACCGTCGATGAAGAGACGTGTGGTGTGCGAGACCACGCTGTCACCGTCCTCGTTGCCAACAGACACGAACCACGAACAAACCTACGAGAGGCCCCCTCGACGGACGGCTCAACAACTGGCGTGAACTACTCCGGGTCACTCCAGGCTCGCCACTACCGTCGCGGCCGCGGTGAAGGACGCGGCGGGGATGGGATAGGGGTGGCCGAGGTCGTAGGCGCGGCACAGGCGGTTGCGGTGGGTGACGCCGCCGACGAGCGCCTCCAGGTGGACCGCGTGGGCCAGGCCGGCGAGGCCGGTGTCGTCGAGCTGGAGGCGCCAGCGGTTGGCGTCGCGGTCGAAGTGGGCCTCCGTCAGCGCCTCCCACAGGGTCTCGGCCGGTGCCGGGGCGCCGGTCAGGTCGGGGACGAGATGGGCGTAGCGGCGCAGCAGCAGCATCTCGGCGGGCTGGAGGGCGATCTCCCGCCAGGCGGGGTCGGCTGCCTTGGCCGCCCAGGCCGGGGAGGGCGGGGCGGTGTGGGTGCGGGCGTGTCGCCAGGCCAGGGCGTCCAGGCCGTCGGGGCCGATGCGAGCGGCCCGCGCGCCGGCCGGGCGAGGGGCGCCCGGGGTGAGGGCTTCTTCGGCCGGCGCGGTGGTGGCCAGCCCGGCCCACTCCAGGGCCCGTACCGCATGGCCGTCCACCACGCCGTCCACCGGGACCCAGCACTGACGTACCGTCTCGGCGGCCCACTCCGCCTCCGCGAGGCGCTCCAAGACCTCCCACTGCTTATCGCTGATCTTGCCGAGCATCTACCGTGCCCCTTCCCACACTGGGTCCGGCGACCCGTGCCGCCGGGCAGTGCCGGGATCCTGCCGTATCGGCTACCGTCCCGGCAGGGCTTTCGCCCGTACACCACGCGTACAGTTCCCGACTGTCCGCGGCCGGGTTCGGCTGTGTTCGGTGGCAGTTGTGGGCGGTCCCGTCAGCCTTGGTGTGGCCATGAGTCGAACGGGCCGGTGGATACGACGCGGCTCCCGTTCCGTGTCTATCCGGGGTTCCTGAGCTGGATCAGCAGTTCGCTGCCTG from the Streptomyces xinghaiensis S187 genome contains:
- a CDS encoding MarR family winged helix-turn-helix transcriptional regulator, whose translation is MKQEGVGVDLETSLGYLLKEASSALRTAMEEVLRPLGMSVTHYSCLELLAQRPGLSNSELARGAFVTRQTMNVLLQALERDGYVTRPAEAPVGKALPTRLTPRGRRSLEKASAAVRSVEARMLAGLTEAEQSDALRILRRMIHSLRADNDGA
- a CDS encoding DUF6417 family protein encodes the protein MLGKISDKQWEVLERLAEAEWAAETVRQCWVPVDGVVDGHAVRALEWAGLATTAPAEEALTPGAPRPAGARAARIGPDGLDALAWRHARTHTAPPSPAWAAKAADPAWREIALQPAEMLLLRRYAHLVPDLTGAPAPAETLWEALTEAHFDRDANRWRLQLDDTGLAGLAHAVHLEALVGGVTHRNRLCRAYDLGHPYPIPAASFTAAATVVASLE
- a CDS encoding DUF4259 domain-containing protein, with amino-acid sequence MGTWDVGPFGNDTAADFSGTLDEAAAEKRAGIVHDTLTRVIDTAGYLEAPESEEAVAAAALIAAQCPEGEPTDPVYGPKEPLPDLMDLRDLALQALDRVMTAPSELMELWDESDGGPWRTSIRNLRNVLMPQPPAQQLTLL
- a CDS encoding VOC family protein produces the protein MPVTGPDFISLQVRDRDASQAFYEQYLGLVRSPAGPPHAVVFEAKPIAFALRDVIPGTDLASVAQPGIGAAIWLHATDVQAIHDALVADGHTIVSAPIDGPFGRTFTFADPDGYQITLHDRA
- a CDS encoding RNase A-like domain-containing protein encodes the protein MPSRNRSATYPDRETARWATQQVVTVNEQLIHRWLAQGTRPRLTIEASWPARPEPVGRVLLQAMMLAGREPIDVHAARVVLKRDTSAPHGFVVHATFPVHL
- a CDS encoding DUF4253 domain-containing protein — protein: MSSPTDHEPAGLLAEWWAAHTAVDEDDDAPSVEQRLAETAPHGQRWPGTAPSRQAAADADDLAAEYAQAFLADRPQSRLGLAAAASGADALTAAGWSGPANYDNDTAKFSAVIRDWEHRFGARVVAAGFSTLHLSVAAPPVTEEDALLIAAEHFAFCPDTIWQGSRPYTLAAYAERMTGVHNWDFWWD
- a CDS encoding contact-dependent growth inhibition system immunity protein encodes the protein MPLSPLEHDRRYGELDELIRAYAGQPADDTPDTPGQALTAYLRHTWHTRPRALAVAERQAREYAENPPGRLRLRLGEFYAIPDVGLPEGEVQEWLHTLADHIRHSIEEGEVPPPAAPATNREWHARFPELGQFLGGWFSQDMPDEFEDHEAAIADYQASTDPQLVARLVGELHELLALDLDESDHALAVAELGMEVDPPAPYSPSGWLAHLAHRLAQPGAEYGPPPRADRQE